One part of the Ziziphus jujuba cultivar Dongzao chromosome 2, ASM3175591v1 genome encodes these proteins:
- the LOC125423882 gene encoding vacuolar protein sorting-associated protein 24 homolog 1 — protein MEKVMNILKPNPNPQQQLRDWQRRLHQECRNIERQIRDIQREEKSVQKAIREAAKRNDMVSAKALAKEIVRSRKTVTRLYENKAQLNSISMHLGESVAIALTVGHLSKSADVMKLVNNLMKAPEVATTMQEFNKEMTKAGVIEEIVNDAVDSALDSEDMEEEIEEEVDKVLTAIAGEIAAELPEAIRKEIIKQPAQTSENGEEEEAIPEGVDDEEELEE, from the exons atgGAGAAGGTGATGAACATTTTGAAGCCAAACCCAAACCCACAGCAACAATTGAGAGATTGGCAGCGTAGACTCCACCAAGAGTGCCGCAATATTGAACGTCAGATTCgag ATAtacaaagagaagagaaaagtgTGCAGAAAGCCATTAGAGAAGCTGCCAAGAGGAATGACATGGTCTCTGCTAAG GCACTTGCAAAAGAAATTGTCAGATCAAGAAAAACAGTGACCCGTCTTTATGAAAATAAGGCACAACTCAATTCAATATCAATGCACCTTGGGGAAAGTGTTG CTATTGCCCTTACTGTGGGGCATTTATCTAAGAGTGCAGATGTTATGAAGCTTGTCAATAATCTCATGAAAGCTCCAGAGGTGGCTACTACAATGCAAGAGTTCAACAAAGAAATGACCAAG GCAGGGGTGATTGAGGAGATTGTAAATGATGCTGTTGACTCAGCACTAGACTCTGAGGATATGGAAGAGGAGATAGAAGAAGAGGTTGATAAGGTTTTGACTGCCATTGCTGGTGAGATTGCCGCAGAGCTTCCTGAAGCTATCAGGAAGGAGATAATAAAACAACCTGCTCAGACATCAGAAAATGGAGAGGAG gagGAAGCAATACCCGAGGGTGTTGATGATGAGGAAGAATTGGAAGAATAA